The genomic interval TCCAGctgagatttttttaattaacatATGTTAAAAAACAATAGACTTAGTGGCTAAATTGTTTTAGGTTTTGAGTTGACTGCCATTTGGGGAGAGAGAGTGTTTGAAGAGACCCTTGAGATGGCTGAGGTGGAAAATGCTTCGTCATTTGATGCTGATCGTTGGCTTCTTCACCCAATTGTATCTCCATACATGTAAATTCCTTGTGACATTATTACCTTCACACTTTTTACATCAATTGTACGTAAACCTACTGTAtgtattctctcttttttttttttaccttcacTGGatgtattctttttttatctatgTCTGTACTTTGCACCAGGGTTGATGATTCTATTGGAAAGTTTGTGGGGTTTGCATCGCAGCTGCAACTTCTGGTAAAAGCATTTGAATCATCAGCAGAGGCACAGTTTTTGGAAGATTTTGTTGCAGGTTAAGAGCTTCGTGCATGCCTGAAATCCTTCAAAGCACTATTtattcagcttttttttttctgatttttatcTGTCATGTTAGACAGCAGATACTTCAGGCCAGGAAAATTCAAAATCTACCGTCACTGTACCTCCACCATCTGTTGTTGATCGTGTTATGAAAGATCTTTTCAATGATGGTATTTATCCATTCACCTATCTCATTAACAAATTCAGTTAATGAATCATCATACAGTGACCATAATTGACAAGTTTCTTGTGAAACCTAATGTATTATCCATAATGCTGCACTGGAGCACTTAAGTAATTAGGCTAGCTCATCTTTTTACATCTTATTTCAGAAGTTCTCAAATGTCATCAGTTACATTTGCATAGATGTACTGTACTGAAGGAACAGGGTCATATTCCTTGTTTAGTAAGTGGATAGATCAGTTGGTCTGAGCCTGACAATGGTCTTCTAGCTTCCATGGAATATCCATCACTGCCTGAACTCACTCTTGGGATGGTCAGGGTTCAACAGGGGCAGGGGTATGCTTGTGCAGTGTTGTACCCCGTGTCTAGTTCTATGTTTTGTTTGTAGTCTTGCATGCTTGAACCAGACTGTCACCCAGTTATACTGCTATGGCTTCAATTATTATTTCCTAGTTTCTCTACACCAGTGGTATCTTTTTCGGGTTGTAGATAAAGTGAAAAACGACCTTACCGAGAAACAGATACATAATATTTGCTTATAACATTAACGCCATTGTgaattttcatttcatttcagtGCCTTCTTTCTTTACAATTCATTTTGATAAAGTTGACAAACTCTTATGTTTTCTGTTTGACAGAGGTTGGGAACTCGAATTATGTGGAAGCAGAAAATAAGTATGGCCGCGCTATGAAAGGAGCACCTTCAGATTCACTCTTTGCCCAATTCTGTTTGCATGCTCTGTGGTTCGGCAACTGCCATATACGAGGTATGTGTTTTCCCCTTTGCTTTCTTATAATGCCTCTGTTTTAATTTGAAGAGCATTAATAATAATAggacttattttttatttcagcaATAGCAGTCCTGTGGATTGACTTTGTTCGTGAAATTCGTTGGTGCTGGGAGGAATCAGAGCGATTGCCGAGGATGAAGAGCACTTCTAGTATCGACCTCTGTACTTGTCTGATACACCAAAAGTTGCATATGGTACTTGTACTGTTCTTCTTGTAGTCCTTTCCATTTGAGAGGTTAACATCCTGTGAGCAAATGCTACTTTCTTATGTTGTCCATTGATATCAAGTGAAAATCATGGTTGGCGTTTATGGTATATACATGCATTACTTATTTCTTTGGTACTCTGCTTAGCAAGGTAGATAATAGACCTGTTGTTGACTTCTATTTGGGAGACATATTCGGCCTATTGGTTTGCTTGTCTCCATATGCTGTTGTGTGGTAATTCTAACTATTTCTTAGTCCCCCATCGCCTATCCTACTTATGGCAATGATCATTAAGTAATTCTCATAGGTCTCTCCCAAAAGCTCAGTTGGGCAAATCTAGCCGTTGTATGAACATGGTTGTATTCATAGTGTATTGCCTAAGAAAGCCATGCTCTTATGAAGTTTATTGTAAGTTTCAAGTGTCAATGGTTGCCCCTTGCATCTTTTAACTTGTTCCCTGCTACACTTGTGCTGTGTTTTCTGGGTAGGAGTACCTGTTTCCTGACAGATCAGCATCATACttaattttgtgttttttttctccttgtaAGCTTGCAATATGCATTGAGAGAAAGAAATCATTGAGTCGCGAGAAGGGTACTGATCATGCACATGAAGATGGTATTTCAAATAGCGTGGTAATATATCATCAATTTAGTATGtacattcaaattcaaaatctaaatgatttgatgctatttttttaattaagaacAGGCACAAAATAAGACTCGTAAAGGATCAGCAGGTGTCGTCCCCTCAATGATGCTTCTGAATACATTTCAAGAAATGCATGCACCATATACTCAGGTTCTTTTTGGTCTATTTCTACTTCAGATTTAATATGGAGTGCACACACACCCCGCTTATTTTCACATCAGTTTCTTAGGATGCACTTTTGATGACTGAAGATATGCATGAAGAAAGGCTCCATGCTGCTGAAGCTTTTGGCAATGCTGTTGTAAGCTCTTGAACTTGCAGTTAAAATGCGTTAATGGTCAACATGTTTTTGCTTTGTAGATTTCTAATGAATCtaactattttaatttttaagctTATGTGAATGGCATAAAGTGAAGGTgatatgcacatatatatacgtTTTATTACATTATATCTGTAGATTTTTCATCTTTGTTGTTCTAGTCTGAGGTGAACTATATCATACTTATCAGTTAGCCTAATTAAATTATGTCATTCCTCTGTTGCTGCAGGGATTATCTGGTCAATTGGAACGAGATGTATTATCTTCTGGTCAGTTTTTAGTGAGCTTGCCATATACTTATAAATTCTATACTGaagaattttgttttattgtcTGTGTTCTTTGATCAATCGTCATAACTTTGGTCAATGCCATCCTACTTTTCCGTTTTAGTCCTTTTGTACAATTTCGTGTGTTGCTAATTAAGAAACTCTCCATGTTTAGATATGTCTGCTTTTAAAGCTGCAAATCCAGATGCTGTTTTTGAAGATTTTATTCGGTGGCACTCTCCTGGTGACTGGGTGAGTGAGGATGGAGCAGAGGGTTCTTCAGGTTGGCCACCCAAAGGAAGGCTTTCTCAGCGTATGTCTGAACATGGGAATATGTGGCGTAAAATCTGGAATGACGCTCCTGCTTTACCTGTCTCTGAACAGAAATTTCTGCTTGATCCTATTCGAGAGGGAGAAAAGGTAGTTTAATCTTTTCAACCCGTGCACaagttatttttcttcttcatgTAAGACACTGTGGTACCTACATAGGAATGAGCAGGGGGTGTTTATCAGTAACTGGTTGTTCAGTTATAGTTTGTCTACAAATTACTAAGGGCGTGTTCAATAGCTCAACTTGCAGGAGATTTTCAGCCCCACATGAAACAAGAaagctcattagcacatgattaattaagtattaacaatTACAAACATTAAAAacggatttatttgattttttaaagaaacttttatatataattttttttccttcaaaaaacacatcgtttaacaTTTTGAATAGCATGCTAACGGAAAACAAGGAAGTTGTAGTTTGGAGTTGAAAAAGAACAGACCCTAATACTGTGTATATTGAAGGCTACAAGACTATGAAATctatactccctcagtttcaaTTTACTTGTCATTCTagcatccaattttttttttttcaaaataccTGTCCTCACATTCCAGAGACTTTTTAGAGATGTCTTTCCCCTCCTTTCCTTCATCAATCCAGccatactagtactagtactcctcacaacaaaaaaataatgctTGCTTTGGGAAAGGGGATGATTAGGATGTAATTAATGAGGGTAACAATGTAaattgaaacggagggagtagtaatttggCACATTTGTAGGTGGCAGATGTAATTTTGAACCGTATATGTTGTTGGaagacttgaaaaaaaaatgaaaccatgACTGccatatatgaaaataatattttaatgatTTCCCCGCTGAACTTTTACATGTCTGTGGTATGCAGGTAATTCATTACCTTGAAACTTTAAGACCACAGCAGCTCCTTGAGCAAATGGTCTGCACTGCGTTCAAATCGTCAGCAGACATACTGAACAGAACCACATATGGTGGCTTTAAATTAATGAAGACTAAAATGGATCAGCTATATGCTACGTTGGCTTCAACATTGAAGTCTCTCCAAGGTGCATATTTACAATACATCTGTGCATAAACTGTAGTCTGTATA from Oryza glaberrima chromosome 3, OglaRS2, whole genome shotgun sequence carries:
- the LOC127768848 gene encoding uncharacterized protein LOC127768848 isoform X4, whose amino-acid sequence is MCILLRCHVAPFWIIAPLSASGVVLDDPESTKLLSSVAIALSNCGSNWPAFVPVHDPSRKAYIGIQNLGTVFTRRFEADRIGSQVPIRLMHLEGLHELFLSKFVLSSTDFPARVKVIFSMKLTYRTPEYDYYNEETLVSEANESIAESEAANHPKKQWDDDCSWAEWYSAEDPVKGFELTAIWGERVFEETLEMAEVENASSFDADRWLLHPIVSPYMVDDSIGKFVGFASQLQLLVKAFESSAEAQFLEDFVAADTSGQENSKSTVTVPPPSVVDRVMKDLFNDEVGNSNYVEAENKYGRAMKGAPSDSLFAQFCLHALWFGNCHIRAIAVLWIDFVREIRWCWEESERLPRMKSTSSIDLCTCLIHQKLHMLAICIERKKSLSREKGTDHAHEDGISNSVAQNKTRKGSAGVVPSMMLLNTFQEMHAPYTQDALLMTEDMHEERLHAAEAFGNAVGLSGQLERDVLSSDMSAFKAANPDAVFEDFIRWHSPGDWVSEDGAEGSSGWPPKGRLSQRMSEHGNMWRKIWNDAPALPVSEQKFLLDPIREGEKVIHYLETLRPQQLLEQMVCTAFKSSADILNRTTYGGFKLMKTKMDQLYATLASTLKSLQGKSDISDLSDDLKRLCQVFEHIEKLLILAASVHRKLIDAPRLSQAIFADYFNYYLPKMGTSLESVCYEKEFTAKEKVGMHERDAISNLFPPPTANQSWRKVLSMGNLLNGHEPIQREIVFSVIERISNGHYSSPTPLSTDEQIETHRMYISGTSNDLWVALSVTSWD
- the LOC127768848 gene encoding uncharacterized protein LOC127768848 isoform X3, with amino-acid sequence MWPCCLHASILLRCHVAPFWIIAPLSASGVVLDDPESTKLLSSVAIALSNCGSNWPAFVPVHDPSRKAYIGIQNLGTVFTRRFEADRIGSQVPIRLMHLEGLHELFLSKFVLSSTDFPARVKVIFSMKLTYRTPEYDYYNEETLVSEANESIAESEAANHPKKQWDDDCSWAEWYSAEDPVKGFELTAIWGERVFEETLEMAEVENASSFDADRWLLHPIVSPYMVDDSIGKFVGFASQLQLLVKAFESSAEAQFLEDFVAADTSGQENSKSTVTVPPPSVVDRVMKDLFNDEVGNSNYVEAENKYGRAMKGAPSDSLFAQFCLHALWFGNCHIRAIAVLWIDFVREIRWCWEESERLPRMKSTSSIDLCTCLIHQKLHMLAICIERKKSLSREKGTDHAHEDGISNSVAQNKTRKGSAGVVPSMMLLNTFQEMHAPYTQDALLMTEDMHEERLHAAEAFGNAVGLSGQLERDVLSSDMSAFKAANPDAVFEDFIRWHSPGDWVSEDGAEGSSGWPPKGRLSQRMSEHGNMWRKIWNDAPALPVSEQKFLLDPIREGEKVIHYLETLRPQQLLEQMVCTAFKSSADILNRTTYGGFKLMKTKMDQLYATLASTLKSLQGKSDISDLSDDLKRLCQVFEHIEKLLILAASVHRKLIDAPRLSQAIFADYFNYYLPKMGTSLESVCYEKEFTAKEKVGMHERDAISNLFPPPTANQSWRKVLSMGNLLNGHEPIQREIVFSVIERISNGHYSSPTPLSTDEQIETHRMYISGTSNDLWVALSVTSWD